In Plasmodium falciparum 3D7 genome assembly, chromosome: 13, the following are encoded in one genomic region:
- a CDS encoding erythrocyte binding antigen-140, with protein sequence MKGYFNIYFLIPLIFLYNVIRINESIIGRTLYNRQDESSDISRVNSPELNNNHKTNIYDSDYEDVNNKLINSFVENKSVKKKRSLSFINNKTKSYDIIPPSYSYRNDKFNSLSENEDNSGNTNSNNFANTSEISIGKDNKQYTFIQKRTHLFACGIKRKSIKWICRENSEKITVCVPDRKIQLCIANFLNSRLETMEKFKEIFLISVNTEAKLLYNKNEGKDPSIFCNELRNSFSDFRNSFIGDDMDFGGNTDRVKGYINKKFSDYYKEKNVEKLNNIKKEWWEKNKANLWNHMIVNHKGNISKECAIIPAEEPQINLWIKEWNENFLMEKKRLFLNIKDKCVENKKYEACFGGCRLPCSSYTSFMKKSKTQMEVLTNLYKKKNSGVDKNNFLNDLFKKNNKNDLDDFFKNEKEYDDLCDCRYTATIIKSFLNGPAKNDVDIASQINVNDLRGFGCNYKSNNEKSWNCTGTFTNKFPGTCEPPRRQTLCLGRTYLLHRGHEEDYKEHLLGASIYEAQLLKYKYKEKDENALCSIIQNSYADLADIIKGSDIIKDYYGKKMEENLNKVNKDKKRNEESLKIFREKWWDENKENVWKVMSAVLKNKETCKDYDKFQKIPQFLRWFKEWGDDFCEKRKEKIYSFESFKVECKKKDCDENTCKNKCSEYKKWIDLKKSEYEKQVDKYTKDKNKKMYDNIDEVKNKEANVYLKEKSKECKDVNFDDKIFNESPNEYEDMCKKCDEIKYLNEIKYPKTKHDIYDIDTFSDTFGDGTPISINANINEQQSGKDTSNTGNSETSDSPVSHEPESDAAINVEKLSGDESSSETRGILDINDPSVTNNVNEVHDASNTQGSVSNTSDITNGHSESSLNRTTNAQDIKIGRSGNEQSDNQENSSHSSDNSGSLTIGQVPSEDNTQNTYDSQNPHRDTPNALASLPSDDKINEIEGFDSSRDSENGRGDTTSNTHDVRRTNIVSERRVNSHDFIRNGMANNNAHHQYITQIENNGIIRGQEESAGNSVNYKDNPKRSNFSSENDHKKNIQEYNSRDTKRVREEIIKLSKQNKCNNEYSMEYCTYSDERNSSPGPCSREERKKLCCQISDYCLKYFNFYSIEYYNCIKSEIKSPEYKCFKSEGQSSIPYFAAGGILVVIVLLLSSASRMGKSNEEYDIGESNIEATFEENNYLNKLSRIFNQEVQETNISDYSEYNYNEKNMY encoded by the exons atgaaaggatattttaatatatattttttaattcctttaatttttttatataatgtaataagaataaatgaATCAATTATAGGTAGAACACTTTATAATAGACAAGATGAATCATCAGATATTTCAAGGGTAAATTCACccgaattaaataataatcataaaactaatatatatgattcaGATTACGaagatgtaaataataaattaataaacagttttgtagaaaataaaagtgtgaaaaaaaaaaggtctttaagttttataaataataaaacaaaatcaTATGATATAATTCCACCTTCATATTCATATAGGAATGATAAATTTAATTCACTTTCcgaaaatgaagataattcTGGAAATacaaatagtaataatttcGCAAATACTTCTGAAATATCTATTGGAAAGGATAATAAACAATATACGTTTATACAGAAACGTACTCATTTGTTTGCTTGtggaataaaaagaaaatcaaTAAAATGGATATGTCGAGAAAACAGTGAGAAAATTACTGTATGTGTTCCTGATAGAAAAATACAACTATGTATTGCAAATTTTTTAAACTCACGTTTAGAAACAATGGAAAAgtttaaagaaatatttttaatttctgtTAATACAGAagcaaaattattatataacaaaaatgaagGAAAAGATCCCTCAATATTTTGTAATGAATTAAGAAATAGTTTTTCAGATTTTAGAAATTCATTTATAGGTGATGATATGGATTTTGGTGGTAATACAGATAGAGTCAAAggatatattaataagaaGTTCTCCGATTattataaggaaaaaaatgttgaaaaattaaataatatcaaaaaaGAATGgtgggaaaaaaataaagcaaATTTGTGGAATCACATGATAGTAAATCATAAAGGAAACATAAGTAAAGAATGTGCCATAATTCCCGCGGAAGAACCTCAAATTAATCTATGGATAAAAGAATGGAATGAAAACTTCTTGATGGAAAAGAAGAGattgtttttaaatataaaagataagtGTGttgaaaacaaaaaatatgaagCATGTTTTGGTGGATGTAGGCTTCCATGTTCTTCATATACAtcatttatgaaaaaaagtaaaacacAAATGGAGGTTTTGACGAACTtgtataaaaagaaaaattcaggagtggataaaaataattttctgaatgatctttttaaaaaaaataataaaaatgatttagatgattttttcaaaaatgaaaaggaatATGATGATTTATGTGATTGCAGATATACTGCTACTATTATTAAAAGTTTTCTAAATGGTCCTGCTAAAAATGATGTAGATATTGCATCACAAATTAATGTTAATGATCTTCGAGGGTTTGGATGTAattataaaagtaataatgaaaaaagttGGAATTGTACTGGAACATTTACGAACAAATTTCCTGGTACATGTGAACCCCCCAGAAGACAAACTTTATGTCTTGGACGTACATATCTTTTACATCGTGGTCATGAGGAAGATTATAAGGAACATTTACTTGGAGCTTCAATATATGAGGCgcaattattaaaatataaatataaggaAAAGGATGAAAATGCATTGTGTagtataatacaaaatagtTATGCAGATTTGGCAGATATTATCAAGGGATcggatataataaaagattattatggtaaaaaaatggaagaaaatttaaataaagtaAACAAAGATAAAAAACGTAATGAAGAATCTTTGAAGATTTTTCGTGAAAAATGGTGGGATGAAAACAAGGAGAATGTATGGAAAGTAATGTCAGCAGTACTTAAAAATAAGGAAACGTGTAAAGATTATGATAAGTTTCAAAAGATTCCTCAATTTTTAAGATGGTTTAAGGAATGGGGAGACGATTTTTgtgagaaaagaaaagagaaaatatattcatttgagTCATTTAAGGTAGAATGTAAGAAAAAAGATTGTGATGAAAAtacatgtaaaaataaatgtagtgaatataaaaaatggataGATTTGAAAAAAAGTGAATATGAGAAACAAGTTGATAAATACacaaaagataaaaataaaaagatgtatgataatattgatgaagtaaaaaataaagaagccAATGTTtacttaaaagaaaaatccaAAGAATGTAAAGATGTAAATTTCGatgataaaatttttaatgagAGTCCAAATGAATATGAAGATATGTGTAAAAAATgtgatgaaataaaatatttaaatgaaattAAATATCCTAAAACAAAACacgatatatatgatatagaTACATTTTCAGATACTTTTGGTGATGGAACGCCAATAAGTATTAATgcaaatataaatgaacaacAAAGTGGGAAGGATACCTCAAATACTGGAAATAGTGAAACATCAGATTCACCGGTTAGTCATGAACCAGAAAGTGATGCTGCAATTAATGTAGAAAAGTTAAGTGGTGATGAAAGTTCAAGTGAAACAAGAGGAATATTAGATATTAATGATCCAAGTGTTACGAACAATGTCAATGAAGTTCATGATGCTTCAAATACACAAGGTAGTGTTTCAAATACTTCTGATATAACGAATGGACATTCGGAAAGTTCCCTGAATAGAACAACGAATGCACAAGATATTAAAATAGGCCGTTCAGGAAATGAACAAAGTGATAATCAAGAAAATAGTTCACATTCTAGTGATAATTCAGGTTCTTTGACAATCGGACAAGTTCCTTCAGAGGATAATACCCAAAATACATATGATTCACAAAACCCTCATAGAGATACACCTAATGCATTAGCATCTTTACCATCAGatgataaaattaatgaaataGAGGGTTTCGATTCTAGTAGAGATAGTGAAAATGGTAGGGGTGATACAACATCAAATACTCATGATGTACGTCGTACGAATATAGTAAGTGAGAGACGTGTGAATAGCCATGATTTTATTAGAAACGGAATGGCGAATAACAATGCACATCATCAATATATAACGCAAATTGAGAATAATGGAATCATAAGAGGACAAGAGGAAAGTGCGGGGAATAGTGTTAATTATAAAGATAATCCAAAGAGGAGTAATTTTTCCTCCGAAAATGatcataagaaaaatatacagGAATATAATTCTAGAGATACTAAAAGAGTAAGGGaggaaataattaaattatcgAAGCAAAATAAATGCAACAATGAATATTCCATGGAATATTGTACCTATTCTGACGAAAGGAATAGTTCACCGGGTCCTTGTTCTAgagaagaaagaaagaaattatGTTGTCAGATTTCAGATTattgtttaaaatattttaacttTTATTCAattgaatattataattgtataaAATCTGAAATTAAAAGTCCAgaatataaatgttttaaaagCGAGGGTCAATCAA GCATTCCTTATTTTGCTGCTGGAGGTATTTTAGTTGTAATAGTCTTACTTTTGAGTTCAGCATCTAGAATGGGGAAAAG taATGAAGAATATGATATAGGAGAATCTAATATAGAAGCAACttttgaagaaaataattatttaaataaactaTCGCGCATAT TTAATCAAGAAGTACAAGAGACAAACATTTCAGATTATTCCGAGTacaattataatgaaaagaatatgtattaa